A genomic region of Planococcus kocurii contains the following coding sequences:
- a CDS encoding sensor histidine kinase codes for MEDNRPNPEKILAKIKQQQMDLEKGKLKIFLGYAAGVGKTYAMLDAAHHAKALGIDVIIGYIEPHIRPETTALLNGLESIPPIKIDYKEKTFKELDIDTILKRKPSIVVIDELAHSNVPTMRHLKRFGDVNELLAQGIDVYTTVNIQHIESLHDLVEEITGVNVRERIPDFMIDNASQIKLVDIEPDDLIQRLIEGKIYKSEQVKYAMDHFFQRKNLVALREIALRRTADTVYRRTAHEAGSFGTSGHIEEHILVGISSSSTNPKVIRSAARLAQALHGNFTAIYVQKDDNDRSYPSDSQRIQEHSKLVEQLGGRVVSMQADDVAATIANYARMSGVTNLVIGKSVTKNRWWSTNFKIADQISKYAPNLAMFIVVDEHQEPKGFLPVKPQFSLDWNDLLKMIVIFIAVSAIGLLFFTFGVGESNIITIYILGVLVLALWSSGWMVSIVSSLIAVLLFNFLFTEPRFSFEAYHRDYAMTFPIMFISGFITSSLTRKVKKQAREAIRKSYRTEVLLETSRKLNYAKSLEEIITEGMSQVVKLIERPVIFCEIANELITHSVASSSDVLTAQENKELLSKFHNANERGVITWVANNNQQAGMTTDTFPEASAYYVPFFSGESVKGVLGILLPIEVPLPAFERHILNAILNDFAFALDKWYLQKATEEVKREAELEQMRANLLRGISHDLRTPLTSISGNADILLTSSNKITDEQKNQLYHDIYSNSKWLVQLVENLLAVSRLDEGKLAIEMQPEIMQDIMQEALLHVVHNKTTHRISCQVEPALAIAMMDARLLIQVLINLIDNALKYTPVGTEISLKAEEIDDDIQITVSDTGQGIDDTLKSILFEPFTTGKIHRSDSGRGLGLGLALCQSILHVHGSQLTVLDNHPTGTIFSFMLKKGDINDDE; via the coding sequence ATGGAAGACAACCGGCCGAATCCAGAAAAAATCTTAGCAAAAATCAAACAACAGCAGATGGACTTAGAAAAAGGAAAGTTAAAAATATTTCTTGGGTATGCGGCAGGTGTTGGTAAGACCTACGCAATGCTAGATGCTGCGCATCATGCAAAAGCGCTTGGAATAGATGTAATAATTGGCTATATTGAGCCACATATCCGACCAGAAACCACAGCTTTACTCAACGGTCTTGAATCCATACCACCAATTAAAATCGACTACAAAGAAAAGACCTTCAAAGAACTCGATATCGATACAATTCTTAAAAGAAAGCCTTCAATTGTAGTGATAGATGAGTTAGCACATAGTAATGTTCCAACCATGCGTCACTTAAAGCGCTTCGGCGATGTAAACGAATTATTAGCACAAGGCATTGATGTTTATACCACCGTTAACATTCAACATATTGAAAGTCTTCACGATTTGGTCGAAGAGATTACTGGAGTCAATGTGCGCGAGCGTATTCCAGATTTTATGATTGACAATGCCTCTCAGATTAAGCTTGTCGATATTGAACCAGATGATCTGATACAGCGATTAATAGAGGGGAAAATTTATAAATCTGAACAAGTCAAATACGCAATGGATCACTTTTTTCAAAGAAAAAATCTTGTTGCACTTCGAGAAATTGCACTTCGTCGTACAGCAGATACCGTTTATCGTCGAACGGCTCACGAAGCGGGTTCATTCGGGACCAGCGGGCATATAGAAGAACACATATTAGTTGGTATAAGTAGCTCGTCTACTAATCCTAAAGTGATACGGTCAGCAGCACGACTTGCCCAAGCCCTTCACGGGAACTTCACCGCTATATACGTACAAAAAGATGATAATGATCGGTCTTATCCTTCAGACTCACAACGAATTCAAGAACATAGCAAATTAGTAGAACAGCTTGGCGGGCGCGTTGTCAGTATGCAAGCAGATGATGTCGCTGCGACTATCGCAAACTATGCACGGATGAGTGGTGTAACAAATTTAGTAATAGGGAAGTCGGTAACTAAAAATCGATGGTGGTCTACAAATTTTAAAATAGCTGATCAGATTAGTAAGTACGCGCCTAACTTGGCGATGTTCATTGTCGTAGATGAACATCAAGAACCAAAAGGTTTTCTTCCTGTAAAGCCACAGTTTTCACTTGACTGGAACGACTTATTAAAGATGATAGTAATTTTTATTGCGGTATCAGCAATCGGTTTGCTTTTCTTTACATTTGGCGTAGGTGAATCGAATATTATTACTATTTATATTTTAGGAGTGTTAGTACTCGCCTTGTGGTCAAGTGGGTGGATGGTCAGCATAGTCAGTTCGCTAATTGCCGTATTACTTTTCAATTTTTTATTTACTGAACCCAGATTTTCGTTTGAAGCATATCATCGGGATTACGCAATGACGTTTCCCATCATGTTCATATCTGGTTTTATTACAAGCAGTTTGACACGAAAAGTAAAAAAACAGGCTAGGGAAGCGATACGCAAGTCCTATCGAACAGAAGTATTGTTAGAAACAAGTCGCAAATTAAACTATGCAAAATCGCTGGAAGAGATTATTACAGAAGGAATGTCTCAAGTTGTAAAACTCATCGAACGACCTGTTATTTTTTGTGAAATTGCAAACGAACTCATCACACATTCAGTAGCTTCGTCTTCTGACGTCTTAACAGCTCAGGAAAATAAGGAGCTACTCTCCAAATTCCATAATGCCAACGAGCGTGGTGTAATAACGTGGGTAGCAAATAATAACCAACAAGCAGGTATGACAACTGATACGTTTCCTGAAGCGAGCGCTTATTATGTTCCATTTTTTTCTGGTGAAAGTGTTAAAGGCGTCCTCGGTATTTTACTACCCATTGAAGTGCCACTACCCGCTTTTGAACGTCATATTTTGAATGCTATTCTCAATGATTTTGCGTTTGCACTAGATAAATGGTATTTGCAAAAAGCGACCGAAGAAGTAAAACGAGAAGCAGAACTAGAGCAAATGAGGGCTAATTTATTGCGTGGGATTTCACATGATTTGCGTACACCTTTAACAAGTATTTCAGGCAACGCAGATATATTATTGACTAGCTCAAACAAAATTACCGATGAACAAAAAAATCAGTTGTATCATGATATTTACAGCAATTCAAAATGGCTCGTGCAGTTAGTTGAAAATTTACTAGCTGTATCTCGATTGGATGAGGGGAAACTCGCGATTGAAATGCAGCCTGAGATTATGCAAGATATTATGCAAGAAGCTCTTTTACATGTAGTTCACAACAAAACCACACACCGTATTTCATGCCAAGTCGAGCCTGCATTAGCAATCGCGATGATGGATGCTAGGCTGCTCATCCAAGTACTAATTAATCTCATTGATAATGCATTAAAGTACACACCTGTAGGCACTGAAATAAGTTTAAAAGCTGAGGAAATTGATGATGATATTCAAATTACTGTTAGTGACACTGGACAAGGTATTGACGACACATTGAAATCCATACTATTTGAACCTTTTACTACAGGAAAAATACATCGAAGTGACAGTGGTAGAGGACTTGGACTTGGATTAGCATTATGTCAGTCAATCCTACACGTACACGGTAGTCAATTGACGGTATTGGACAATCATCCAACAGGTACTATTTTTAGTTTTATGCTAAAAAAAGGAGACATTAATGACGATGAATAA
- the kdpF gene encoding K(+)-transporting ATPase subunit F — protein MWVVILIIVGLFVYLGHALLYPEK, from the coding sequence ATGTGGGTTGTTATCCTCATTATCGTTGGATTGTTTGTCTATTTAGGTCATGCATTACTCTACCCAGAAAAATAG
- the kdpA gene encoding potassium-transporting ATPase subunit KdpA yields the protein MWQIAFVLLIYLPMVVLIGHYLYHVTMREKTWLDPVMDRIDGVIYKISGVKQNDMTGKQYVLALILSNALMVFIGYIVLRIQSVLFLNPNEITNMEATLSFNTIISFITNTNLQHYSGESGLSYLSQMLVITFLMFTSAATGYAACMAFCRRLVAKKDTLGNFFVDMVRVITRVLLPISFIVSMILVFQGTPQTFKANETVQTIEGKMQDLALGPVASLESIKHVGTNGGGFYGANSTTPFENPTVLTNIIEILSMMILPGACVIAFGLMVAARRKRALIGKQGMVIFAAMGILFLAGLTACYMAEREGNPIISSLGITQELGSMEGKEMRFGIAQSALFTTVTTAFTTGTVNNMHDTLTPIGGMVALFNMMLNVVFGGKGVGLMNMMMYVLLTIFIACLMIGRTPQFLGKKIEEKEMKLIALCILIHPAIILSFSAIAISTTAGIAGITNPGAHGLSQILYEYASSSANNGSGFEGLADNSTFWNVTTGLAMFFGRYLSIIIQLAIASMLATKLLHSETAGTLKTDNVMFAFMLISIVLMIGALTFLPALALGPITEHLQIRS from the coding sequence ATGTGGCAAATCGCTTTCGTATTACTTATCTATCTACCTATGGTCGTGTTAATAGGCCATTATTTATATCATGTAACAATGCGCGAAAAAACATGGTTAGATCCGGTTATGGATCGTATCGATGGAGTTATTTACAAAATTTCTGGTGTTAAGCAAAATGATATGACTGGTAAACAATATGTGCTGGCACTCATTCTTTCGAATGCGCTCATGGTATTTATCGGTTATATTGTACTGCGTATTCAGTCAGTCTTATTTTTAAATCCAAATGAAATTACTAATATGGAAGCAACGTTATCATTTAATACGATTATCTCCTTCATTACCAATACAAACCTACAACATTATAGCGGTGAATCAGGACTAAGTTATTTGTCTCAAATGCTTGTTATTACATTTCTGATGTTCACTTCTGCAGCAACGGGTTACGCGGCGTGCATGGCATTCTGTCGACGCTTAGTAGCAAAAAAAGATACACTCGGCAATTTTTTTGTCGATATGGTACGTGTAATCACTCGAGTGTTACTGCCGATTTCATTTATTGTTTCAATGATTTTAGTGTTCCAGGGTACACCGCAAACTTTTAAAGCAAACGAAACTGTTCAAACTATTGAAGGAAAGATGCAAGATCTTGCCCTTGGGCCTGTGGCATCTTTAGAATCTATCAAACACGTTGGTACAAACGGCGGCGGTTTTTACGGTGCCAATTCAACGACGCCATTTGAAAACCCGACTGTGTTAACAAATATTATTGAAATATTATCTATGATGATACTGCCAGGGGCGTGCGTTATTGCGTTTGGCTTAATGGTTGCAGCTCGACGTAAGAGAGCCTTAATTGGAAAGCAAGGAATGGTTATTTTTGCTGCGATGGGAATTTTATTTCTGGCTGGCTTAACTGCTTGTTATATGGCAGAGCGTGAAGGAAATCCAATCATTAGTTCACTCGGTATTACTCAGGAACTGGGTAGTATGGAGGGGAAGGAAATGCGTTTTGGTATTGCACAATCGGCTTTATTTACTACTGTAACAACGGCTTTTACAACGGGTACTGTAAATAATATGCATGATACGTTAACGCCAATTGGAGGTATGGTTGCATTATTTAATATGATGCTTAACGTTGTGTTTGGAGGTAAAGGTGTTGGGTTGATGAATATGATGATGTATGTCTTGCTGACAATTTTTATTGCTTGTCTGATGATTGGACGCACGCCGCAGTTTTTAGGTAAGAAAATTGAGGAGAAAGAAATGAAGTTAATCGCGCTGTGTATTTTAATTCATCCGGCAATTATCTTAAGTTTCTCAGCAATTGCAATTTCGACTACGGCAGGTATCGCAGGTATTACAAATCCAGGTGCACACGGGTTGTCACAAATTCTTTATGAGTACGCCTCTTCTTCAGCAAATAATGGTTCTGGCTTTGAAGGATTAGCGGATAATTCAACGTTTTGGAATGTGACAACGGGCTTAGCGATGTTTTTTGGTCGTTATCTTTCAATTATTATTCAACTGGCTATTGCTTCTATGCTTGCGACTAAGTTACTACACAGTGAAACGGCTGGAACATTAAAAACAGATAACGTAATGTTTGCATTCATGCTGATTTCAATTGTACTAATGATTGGTGCTTTGACATTTTTACCGGCTTTGGCACTCGGTCCAATTACAGAACACTTGCAAATACGTTCTTGA